The following proteins are co-located in the Acropora palmata chromosome 11, jaAcrPala1.3, whole genome shotgun sequence genome:
- the LOC141896942 gene encoding putative ATP-dependent RNA helicase DDX47 isoform X2, whose protein sequence is MAGVEDAITEEKVTFESLGVIDVLCEACQQLGWKTPTKIQREAIPVALEGKDIIGLAETGSGKTGAFAIPVLQALLANPQRLYCLVLTPTRELAFQISEQFEALGSSIGVKCASPGRLVDHLENTKGFNLRALKYLIMDEADRILNLDFEKEIDTILKVIPRERRTYLYSATMTKKVQKLQRASLQNPVKVEVATKYTTVEKLQQSYLFIPNKYKDCYLVSILNDLAGNSFMVFCGTCNNVQRMALLLRNLGLPVVPLHGQMSQTKRLGALNKFKSKDRSILIATDVASRGLDIPHVDVVINFDIPTHSKDYIHRVGRTARAGRSGRSITFVTQYDVELYQRIEQLIGKKLPLYPTVEDEVLVLMERVMEAQRTAKIGMREMDEKKKNKRRMEDDDEESQAIKMPSRKMKFAGLSKKKKRRN, encoded by the exons ATGGCAGGAGTCGAAGACGCTATAACCGAAGAAAAAGTCACCTTTGAATCCCTG GGTGTAATCGATGTCCTTTGTGAAGCCTGTCAACAGCTAGGTTGGAAAACACCGACCAAAATTCAGAGAGAAGCTATTCCAGTGGCTTTAGAAG GAAAAGATATTATTGGTCTGGCAGAGACAGGATCTGGGAAGACAGGAGCATTTGCCATACCAGTTCTTCAAGCTTTACTGGCAAACCCTCAGAGACTGTACTGCCTTGTTCTCACACCAACAAG GGAGCTGGCATTTCAAATTTCTGAACAGTTTGAGGCCCTAGGGTCAAGCATTGGAGTCAAGTGTG CATCACCTGGGAGACTGGTTGATCACttagaaaacacaaaaggaTTTAACTTGAGAGCATTGAAGTATTTG aTTATGGATGAAGCTGACAGAATATTAAATcttgattttgaaaaggag aTTGACACGATTTTGAAAGTCATACCCCGAGAGAGAAGAACATACCTATACTCTGCAACAATGACCAAAAAG gttCAGAAACTTCAAAGAGCATCTTTACAAAATCCTGTCAAGGTGGAAGTTGCAACAAA ATACACAACAGTTGAAAAGTTACAacaaagttatttatttatcccaaataaatataag GACTGCTATCTGGTTTCCATCCTTAACGACTTGGCTGGCAATAGTTTCATGGTATTTTGTGGAACATGTAACAATGTGCAACG AATGGCCTTGTTGCTGAGAAATCTTGGCCTCCCGGTAGTTCCTCTTCACGGACAAATGAGTCAG ACAAAGCGACTGGGGGCTTTAAACAAGTTTAAATCCAAGGACCGCTCAATTTTGATAGCGACAGATGTAGCCAGCAGGGGCTTGGACATACCTCACGTGGACGTGGTGATAAACTTTGATATTCCAACGCACTCAAAG GATTACATTCATCGAGTCGGACGAACTGCTAGAGCTGGGAGATCCGGCCGGTCCATTACTTTTGTAACTCA GTACGATGTAGAATTGTATCAGCGTATCGAGCAACTTATCGGCAAGAAACTTCCCCTGTACCCCACAGTGGAGGATGAAGTCCTTGTGTTGATGGAGCGCGTCATGGAAGCTCAGAGAACCGCTAAAATC GGAATGAGAGAGATggatgaaaagaagaaaaataagagaaGGATGGAAGACGACGATGAGGAAAGTCAAGCCATCAAAATGCCATCCAGGAAAATGAAGTTCGCAGgattaagcaaaaaaaagaaacgaaggAATTGA
- the LOC141896942 gene encoding putative ATP-dependent RNA helicase DDX47 isoform X1 — protein sequence MAGVEDAITEEKVTFESLGVIDVLCEACQQLGWKTPTKIQREAIPVALEGKDIIGLAETGSGKTGAFAIPVLQALLANPQRLYCLVLTPTRELAFQISEQFEALGSSIGVKCAVIVGGMDMMSQSLTLAKKPHVIIASPGRLVDHLENTKGFNLRALKYLIMDEADRILNLDFEKEIDTILKVIPRERRTYLYSATMTKKVQKLQRASLQNPVKVEVATKYTTVEKLQQSYLFIPNKYKDCYLVSILNDLAGNSFMVFCGTCNNVQRMALLLRNLGLPVVPLHGQMSQTKRLGALNKFKSKDRSILIATDVASRGLDIPHVDVVINFDIPTHSKDYIHRVGRTARAGRSGRSITFVTQYDVELYQRIEQLIGKKLPLYPTVEDEVLVLMERVMEAQRTAKIGMREMDEKKKNKRRMEDDDEESQAIKMPSRKMKFAGLSKKKKRRN from the exons ATGGCAGGAGTCGAAGACGCTATAACCGAAGAAAAAGTCACCTTTGAATCCCTG GGTGTAATCGATGTCCTTTGTGAAGCCTGTCAACAGCTAGGTTGGAAAACACCGACCAAAATTCAGAGAGAAGCTATTCCAGTGGCTTTAGAAG GAAAAGATATTATTGGTCTGGCAGAGACAGGATCTGGGAAGACAGGAGCATTTGCCATACCAGTTCTTCAAGCTTTACTGGCAAACCCTCAGAGACTGTACTGCCTTGTTCTCACACCAACAAG GGAGCTGGCATTTCAAATTTCTGAACAGTTTGAGGCCCTAGGGTCAAGCATTGGAGTCAAGTGTG CTGTGATTGTGGGTGGAATGGATATGATGTCACAATCCCTGACTTTGGCAAAGAAACCTCACGTTATAATCG CATCACCTGGGAGACTGGTTGATCACttagaaaacacaaaaggaTTTAACTTGAGAGCATTGAAGTATTTG aTTATGGATGAAGCTGACAGAATATTAAATcttgattttgaaaaggag aTTGACACGATTTTGAAAGTCATACCCCGAGAGAGAAGAACATACCTATACTCTGCAACAATGACCAAAAAG gttCAGAAACTTCAAAGAGCATCTTTACAAAATCCTGTCAAGGTGGAAGTTGCAACAAA ATACACAACAGTTGAAAAGTTACAacaaagttatttatttatcccaaataaatataag GACTGCTATCTGGTTTCCATCCTTAACGACTTGGCTGGCAATAGTTTCATGGTATTTTGTGGAACATGTAACAATGTGCAACG AATGGCCTTGTTGCTGAGAAATCTTGGCCTCCCGGTAGTTCCTCTTCACGGACAAATGAGTCAG ACAAAGCGACTGGGGGCTTTAAACAAGTTTAAATCCAAGGACCGCTCAATTTTGATAGCGACAGATGTAGCCAGCAGGGGCTTGGACATACCTCACGTGGACGTGGTGATAAACTTTGATATTCCAACGCACTCAAAG GATTACATTCATCGAGTCGGACGAACTGCTAGAGCTGGGAGATCCGGCCGGTCCATTACTTTTGTAACTCA GTACGATGTAGAATTGTATCAGCGTATCGAGCAACTTATCGGCAAGAAACTTCCCCTGTACCCCACAGTGGAGGATGAAGTCCTTGTGTTGATGGAGCGCGTCATGGAAGCTCAGAGAACCGCTAAAATC GGAATGAGAGAGATggatgaaaagaagaaaaataagagaaGGATGGAAGACGACGATGAGGAAAGTCAAGCCATCAAAATGCCATCCAGGAAAATGAAGTTCGCAGgattaagcaaaaaaaagaaacgaaggAATTGA
- the LOC141896958 gene encoding armadillo repeat-containing protein 7-like, which translates to MCGYFGSFEMFTSQARIDRKTGLDDLRRFEYLQALVTEFQDTDRQGAKEEILANLANFAYDPINYDHFRKLNVVDLFMDMLTEENEQFVEFGIGGLCNCSLDKEIKQHIVDNGGLSLVINCLSSSNEETVLSAITTLMFLTTPQTQDEITSQEVVECMEKFAASSNSRLSNLAKVFLQDYCKRTHSQQKRD; encoded by the exons ATGTGTGGGTACTTTGGttcatttgaaatgtttaCGAGCCAAGCTCGCATTGACCGTAAAACTGGTCTAGATGATCTTCGAAGGTTTGAATACTTACAGGCCCTTGTAACCGAATTTCAGGATACAGATAGGCAAG gagCTAAAGAGGAAATCTTGGCAAATCTTGCAAACTTTGCCTATGATCCAATCAACTACGACCATTTCAGGAAGCTCAATGTGGTTGACCTGTTCATGG acaTGCTCACAGAAGAAAATGAACAGTTTGTTGAGTTTGGAATTGGAGGGTTGTGCAATTGCAGCCTAG acaaggaaatcaaacAGCATATTGTAGACAATGGGGGCCTTTCATTGGTCATCAACTGCTTGTCAAG TTCTAATGAGGAGACTGTTTTGTCTGCCATCACCACATTAATGTTCCTTACCACGCCACAAACACAAGATG AGATCACTTCACAAGAAGTTGTTGAatgcatggagaaatttgCAGCATCTTCTAATTCCAGGCTTAGCAATTTGGCAAAAGTTTTCCTCCAG GATTACTGTAAAAGGACTCATTCTCAGCAGAAAAGGGACTGA
- the LOC141896957 gene encoding DNA-directed RNA polymerase III subunit RPC8-like isoform X2, which produces MFVLAEMKDTVRIKPWHFGVDLREAITTKLNKKLANKVSQRQHFLLSDWKTLLLFTSVHFRFVVFRPFIDEILTGRIRSCNHEGLQVSMEFFDDIVIPYEYLQQPSKFDEDEQLWVWEYATEEGTHDMFMDVNEEIRFRVVDEIFTDLSPAGPEMLSEKKPADEVENKRSPFTITGSITEPGLGLKSWWSG; this is translated from the exons ATGTTTGTTCTAGCTGAAATGAAAGATACTGTGAGGATAAAACCATGGCATTTTGGGGTTGATCTTCGCGAAGCTATCACAACAAAGCTGAATAAGAAGCTTGCAAATAAG gtGTCGCAGAGGCAGCATTTTCTCCTCAGTGACTGGAAGACCCTACTGTTGTTCACCTCTG TTCATTTTCGCTTTGTCGTGTTCCGTCCATTTATTGATGAAATTCTGACTGGCAGAATCCGTAGTTGTAACCATGAAGGACTCCaag TATCTATGGAATTTTTTGATGACATTGTGATACCTTATGAATACCTTCAGCAGCCTTCAAAGTT TGATGAGGATGAACAGCTATGGGTTTGGGAATATGCAACAGAAGAAGGAACACACGACATGTTCATGGATGTTAATGAAGAGATCAGATTCAGAGTGGTCGATGAAATATTCACTGATTTGAGTCCAGCTGGGCCTGAGATGTTGAGTGAAAAGAAACCTGCTGATGaagtagaaaacaaaagatcacCATTCACAATTACA ggaTCAATAACTGAACCCGGTTTGGGTCTTAAATCTTGGTGGTCAGGGTGa
- the LOC141896957 gene encoding DNA-directed RNA polymerase III subunit RPC8-like isoform X1, translating into MFVLAEMKDTVRIKPWHFGVDLREAITTKLNKKLANKVVHNVGLCLFLHDITSIGDSYLFPGDGSSHTPVHFRFVVFRPFIDEILTGRIRSCNHEGLQVSMEFFDDIVIPYEYLQQPSKFDEDEQLWVWEYATEEGTHDMFMDVNEEIRFRVVDEIFTDLSPAGPEMLSEKKPADEVENKRSPFTITGSITEPGLGLKSWWSG; encoded by the exons ATGTTTGTTCTAGCTGAAATGAAAGATACTGTGAGGATAAAACCATGGCATTTTGGGGTTGATCTTCGCGAAGCTATCACAACAAAGCTGAATAAGAAGCTTGCAAATAAG GTTGTCCACAACGTTGGTCTGTGTCTCTTCCTACACGACATAACATCCATTGGTGATTCTTATCTTTTCCCTGGTGATGGATCCTCTCACACGCCgg TTCATTTTCGCTTTGTCGTGTTCCGTCCATTTATTGATGAAATTCTGACTGGCAGAATCCGTAGTTGTAACCATGAAGGACTCCaag TATCTATGGAATTTTTTGATGACATTGTGATACCTTATGAATACCTTCAGCAGCCTTCAAAGTT TGATGAGGATGAACAGCTATGGGTTTGGGAATATGCAACAGAAGAAGGAACACACGACATGTTCATGGATGTTAATGAAGAGATCAGATTCAGAGTGGTCGATGAAATATTCACTGATTTGAGTCCAGCTGGGCCTGAGATGTTGAGTGAAAAGAAACCTGCTGATGaagtagaaaacaaaagatcacCATTCACAATTACA ggaTCAATAACTGAACCCGGTTTGGGTCTTAAATCTTGGTGGTCAGGGTGa
- the LOC141896964 gene encoding cornifelin homolog A-like, with the protein MSEKPVTGLAPMQNLGQMPPAYPPPQAGYPSHPISSQPGFQTSQTTTVVMSQPAPPLILQQGQRDWNSGLFACFDDCYSCLMGFFCSPILLCQVSSRMGEGCMFATCCQGALIGLRIKLRTQQNIQGTLCNDYCLGSCCGPCVLCQLSRELDRCQVN; encoded by the exons ATGTCTGAGAAACCTGTCACAGGATTGGCGCCGATGCAAAATCTCGGGCAGATGCCGCCGGCTTACCCGCCACCCCAGGCAGGTTACCCGAGTCATCCAATTAGCAGTCAACCAGGTTTCCAAACCAGTCAAACAACAACCGTTGTTATGAGCCAGCCAGCACCACCGCTGATTCTGCAACAAGGACAACGGGACTGGAACAGTGGACTTTTTGCCTGTTTTGATGATTGCTACTCAT GCCTCATGGGTTTCTTCTGCTCCCCTATTTTGCTGTGTCAAGTATCTTCTAGAATGGGTGAAGGTTGCATGTTTGCAACTTGTTGTCAAGGTGCTTTGATAGGACTACGAATTAAACTCAGAACGCAGCAGAACATTCAG GGTACCCTGTGCAATGATTATTGTTTGGGATCTTGTTGCGGGCCCTGTGTGTTGTGCCAGTTGTCACGTGAGCTGGACCGATGCCAAGTGAACTGA